The genomic interval AGCACTTCCTGCCGGCCTATGCCGCGGGCATGCGCGAGCAGCTGCGCGAAGTGGCAGGCATTGCCAATAACCCGAAGGCGCCGACGTTCGACAACACCATCGTCGCGCTGGAGCGTTCGGGCCAGATGCTGTCGCGCGTGGGCGCCGTGTTCTCGAACCTGCAGACCGCCAACACGAATGACCGCCTGAATGCCATCGACAGCGAAATGTCGCCGAAACTGGCCGCCCACAACGACGCCATCTACCTGAACCCGAAACTGTTCAAGCGCGTCGAAACGCTGCACGCCAAGCGCGCCAAGCTGGGCCTGGACGCCGAGTCGACCTTCCTGCTCGAGCGCTACTACAAGGAATTCGTGCGCGCCGGTGCCAGGCTGTCGAACGCCGACAAGGAAAAGCTGAAAGCCTATAACGGCCAGATCGCCAGCCTGCAGTCGGAGTTCTCGCAGCGGGTGCTGAAGGAAGCGAATGCCTCGGCACTGGTGATCAACACCCGCGAAGAGCTGGCCGGCCTGTCGGACGCGGAAATCACGGCTGCCGCCACGGAAGCGAAGAAGCGTGGTTTGGACGGCAAGTACGTCCTGACGATCGCCAACACCACCATCCAGGCGCCGCTCGCGCAGCTGACCAATCGCGCCGTGCGCGAACGCCTGCAGGCGGCCTCGATGAACCGCGGCTCGCGCGGCGGCGAATTCGACACGCGCGAACTGGTGCTCAAGCTGGCCAAGCTGCGCGCCGAACGCGCCACCCTGCTCGGCTACCCGAACTACGCCGCCTATTCGCAGGAACTGGAAACGGCGAAGAACCCGGCCGCCGTCAACAAGCTGCTGGCCGAACTGGCCAAGCCCGCGATCGGCAACGCGAAAAAAGAAGCTGCCGAGATGCAGAAGATCGTCGATGCCGAGAAGGGAGGCTTCCAGATCGCCGCCCATGACTGGGCCTTCTACACCGACAAGGTGCGCGCGGCCCGCTACAACTTCGACGAAAACCAGCTGCGTCCGTATTTCGAACTGAATAACGTGCTGCTCAACGGCGTGTTCTTCGCGGCGAACAAGGAATTCGGCCTGTCGTTCAAGGAGCGCAAGGATCTGCCGGTCTACGACCCGGACGTGCGCACTTTCGATGTGATCGATGCCGACGGCAAGCAGCTGGCGATCTTCATCTTCGACCCGTATGCCCGCGCCAACAAGCAGGGCGGCGCCTGGATGAACGAATACGTGTCGCAGTCGCACCTGCTGGGCAAACACCCGGTGGTGGCCAACCACCTGAACATCCCGAAGCCGCCCGCTGGCGAGCCGACCCTGATGACCTATGACGAAGTGCGCACCGCCTTCCACGAATTCGGTCACGCGCTGCACGGCATGTTCTCGAACGTGAAGTATCCGCACTTCTCGGGTACGAACGTGCCGCGCGACTTCGTCGAGTACCCGTCGCAGGTCAACGAGATGTGGGCGATCTGGCCCGAGGTGCTGTCGAACTACGCCAAGCACCACAAGACCGGCGCGCCGATGCCGAAGGAATTGCTGGACAAGGTCGTCGCTTCCAAAAAATTCAACCAGGGCTTCATGACC from Massilia sp. Se16.2.3 carries:
- a CDS encoding M3 family metallopeptidase; the protein is MKRPQMLIIAASLAFAGAAFAATPAAPAGATLDASNPFAKPSALPFNYPAFDKIKDEHFLPAYAAGMREQLREVAGIANNPKAPTFDNTIVALERSGQMLSRVGAVFSNLQTANTNDRLNAIDSEMSPKLAAHNDAIYLNPKLFKRVETLHAKRAKLGLDAESTFLLERYYKEFVRAGARLSNADKEKLKAYNGQIASLQSEFSQRVLKEANASALVINTREELAGLSDAEITAAATEAKKRGLDGKYVLTIANTTIQAPLAQLTNRAVRERLQAASMNRGSRGGEFDTRELVLKLAKLRAERATLLGYPNYAAYSQELETAKNPAAVNKLLAELAKPAIGNAKKEAAEMQKIVDAEKGGFQIAAHDWAFYTDKVRAARYNFDENQLRPYFELNNVLLNGVFFAANKEFGLSFKERKDLPVYDPDVRTFDVIDADGKQLAIFIFDPYARANKQGGAWMNEYVSQSHLLGKHPVVANHLNIPKPPAGEPTLMTYDEVRTAFHEFGHALHGMFSNVKYPHFSGTNVPRDFVEYPSQVNEMWAIWPEVLSNYAKHHKTGAPMPKELLDKVVASKKFNQGFMTSEYLAASLLDQRWHQLTPAQVPTDVLAFEAQALKEAGVDYAPVPPRYRTTYFSHSMNGGYSAGYYAYLWSEKLDADTVEWFKENGGLSRKNGDHFRKTLLSRGGTTEAMNLFRDFRGRDPIIEPLLERRGLTGQ